The Litchfieldia alkalitelluris genome has a window encoding:
- a CDS encoding acyl-CoA thioesterase, with protein sequence MFISKKEIEVRYAETDQMGVVYHANYLVWMEIGRTALIKDLGFSYAGMEKDGIISPVIDIQVTYKKPLRYGEVATISTWIEKYDGIRSVYGYEIVNESQEISVIGTSSHVCVKKDSFRPIHFKKYYPEWHQAYEKAKKSENN encoded by the coding sequence ATGTTCATATCAAAGAAAGAGATAGAAGTTCGGTATGCAGAAACAGATCAAATGGGTGTAGTTTATCATGCAAACTATTTAGTATGGATGGAAATAGGGAGAACCGCTCTTATCAAGGATTTAGGATTTAGCTATGCAGGAATGGAAAAAGACGGAATTATCTCTCCAGTTATTGATATACAAGTCACTTATAAAAAGCCACTAAGATATGGTGAAGTAGCTACAATCTCGACTTGGATAGAAAAATATGATGGAATAAGAAGTGTATATGGATATGAAATTGTAAATGAAAGTCAAGAAATCTCCGTAATCGGCACATCTTCCCATGTTTGTGTGAAAAAAGATTCATTTAGGCCTATTCATTTTAAGAAATATTATCCTGAGTGGCACCAAGCTTATGAAAAAGCGAAAAAAAGTGAGAATAACTAA
- the tlp gene encoding small acid-soluble spore protein Tlp, translating to MKQQQPKPDDRSDNVEKLQDMVQNTIENIEESHETMQLATEEERARIEAKNQRREESIEAMRNEIRDEASDRENGYK from the coding sequence ATGAAACAACAACAACCTAAACCAGATGATCGTAGTGATAATGTAGAAAAATTGCAAGACATGGTTCAAAATACAATTGAAAACATTGAGGAATCTCATGAAACAATGCAGTTAGCTACAGAAGAAGAGCGCGCGCGTATTGAAGCGAAGAATCAAAGAAGAGAAGAAAGTATTGAAGCGATGAGAAATGAAATAAGAGACGAAGCAAGTGATCGTGAGAACGGCTATAAATAA
- a CDS encoding acid-soluble spore protein N, which produces MSGNTTDHFSQDHLGTQPRGFRGNKGKKMQDKSGKHAQVIQTKGE; this is translated from the coding sequence ATGTCAGGTAATACTACAGACCACTTTAGCCAAGACCACTTAGGTACACAACCACGTGGGTTTAGAGGAAATAAGGGTAAGAAAATGCAAGATAAATCGGGCAAGCATGCTCAAGTCATTCAAACAAAAGGTGAATAA
- a CDS encoding FbpB family small basic protein: protein MRKVKKQTFEELVLENKQQLLSDQEALAKIEERLEQRLLKKAE from the coding sequence TTGAGAAAAGTAAAAAAACAAACCTTTGAAGAGTTAGTTCTAGAAAATAAACAACAGCTATTAAGTGATCAAGAAGCTTTGGCGAAAATTGAAGAAAGATTGGAACAAAGGCTTTTAAAGAAGGCTGAATAG
- a CDS encoding peroxiredoxin family protein — MKKPLTIIAILMLLAMIGFSIMQAIAKQKSEVVGVEIGNTAPDFELQMMNGGTVKLSELKGKKVLLNFWASWCKPCLEEMPAMQELHNNAPDDVVVLAVNMTVTEKSLETAKDFVEEHGFTFPILLDVTNQTSSTYRVLNLPVSFFIDSKGIIRERHPGEMTLEQMESYLKELE; from the coding sequence ATGAAAAAGCCACTAACAATCATAGCCATTTTAATGTTACTTGCTATGATCGGTTTTTCAATTATGCAAGCAATAGCTAAACAAAAAAGTGAAGTAGTGGGTGTAGAAATAGGGAATACCGCACCTGACTTTGAGCTTCAAATGATGAACGGTGGTACTGTCAAGCTTTCAGAGCTTAAAGGAAAAAAAGTATTATTAAACTTTTGGGCATCATGGTGTAAGCCGTGCTTAGAAGAAATGCCAGCAATGCAGGAATTACACAACAACGCTCCTGATGATGTAGTTGTTCTGGCAGTCAATATGACGGTGACTGAAAAAAGTTTAGAAACAGCAAAAGACTTTGTTGAAGAACATGGATTTACCTTTCCGATTCTTTTGGATGTGACTAATCAAACTAGTAGTACGTATCGAGTCCTTAATTTACCTGTGTCCTTTTTTATAGATAGTAAGGGGATCATTAGGGAGAGACATCCTGGTGAGATGACCTTAGAGCAGATGGAATCATACTTAAAAGAACTTGAATAA
- the acnA gene encoding aconitate hydratase AcnA: MTKQDVFNARSSFDVNGKTYNYYSLKALEDANIGNVSKLPYSIKVLLESVLRQVDGRVITKEHVENLAKWGTDEVKEVDVPFKPSRVILQDFTGVPAVVDLASLRKAMADLGGDPDKINPEIPVDLVIDHSVQVDRAGTMDSLQFNMDLEFERNAERYKFLSWAQKSFDNYRAVPPATGIVHQVNLEYLANVVHAIEGENGEFEAFPDTLVGTDSHTTMINGIGVLGWGVGGIEAEAGMLGQPSYFPVPEVIGVKLTGTLPNGTTATDLALKVTQVLRQKGVVGKFVEFFGPGIAQLPLADRATISNMAPEYGATCGFFPVDGEAIEYLRLTGRDEEQIKVVEEYSKNNGLYYTPDLEDPNFTALVEIDLADIQPNLSGPKRPQDLIPLSEMKESFSEALTKTGNQGFGLTPEDINKEITVKFNDGDEVNMKTGAIAIAAITSCTNTSNPYVMLGAGLVAKKAAEKGLEVPKYVKTSLAPGSKVVTGYLEAAGLLPYLEKLGFNTVGYGCTTCIGNSGPLADEIEKAVAESDLLVTSVLSGNRNFEGRIHPLVKGNYLASPPLVVAYALAGTVDIDLQNDSIGKDRDGNDVFFRDIWPSISEVKDVVKATVTPELFRKEYERVFDDNERWNEIETTDQALYVWDDESTYIANPPFFEDLSPEAGEVKPLSGLRVVAKFGDSVTTDHISPAGSIGKDTPAGKYLQSKGVTPRDFNSYGSRRGHHEVMMRGTFANIRIKNQIAPGTEGGFTTHWPTGDVTTIYDACMSYKEEGTGLVVLAGNDYGMGSSRDWAAKGTNLLGIKTVIAESFERIHRSNLVLMGVLPLQFKQGENAEVLGLTGKETIEVQIDESVRPRDFVKVTATDEDGNKQEFEVLVRFDSEVEIDYYRHGGILQMVLRDKLKA, encoded by the coding sequence ATGACAAAACAAGATGTTTTTAACGCTCGTTCATCTTTTGATGTAAACGGCAAAACGTATAACTATTATTCATTAAAAGCATTAGAAGATGCAAACATTGGTAATGTATCAAAATTACCATATTCAATCAAAGTTCTTTTAGAATCAGTTCTTCGCCAAGTTGATGGAAGAGTTATTACTAAAGAACATGTTGAGAACTTAGCAAAATGGGGTACAGATGAGGTTAAGGAAGTAGATGTTCCATTCAAACCTTCACGCGTTATCCTCCAAGATTTCACAGGTGTTCCTGCAGTCGTAGATTTAGCTTCACTACGTAAAGCAATGGCTGACTTAGGTGGAGATCCTGATAAAATTAATCCTGAAATTCCAGTTGATTTAGTTATCGACCACTCAGTACAGGTTGATAGAGCGGGCACTATGGATTCGCTTCAATTCAACATGGATCTAGAATTTGAACGTAATGCTGAGCGTTATAAATTTTTAAGCTGGGCTCAAAAATCATTTGACAACTATCGTGCTGTACCACCTGCAACTGGTATCGTTCACCAAGTAAACTTAGAATACCTTGCAAATGTTGTACATGCAATCGAAGGTGAAAACGGTGAATTTGAAGCATTCCCAGATACATTAGTAGGTACTGACTCACATACAACGATGATTAATGGTATTGGTGTATTAGGTTGGGGTGTTGGTGGTATTGAAGCAGAAGCTGGAATGTTAGGTCAACCTTCATACTTCCCAGTTCCTGAAGTGATTGGTGTAAAACTAACAGGTACGCTTCCAAATGGAACAACTGCTACTGACCTTGCACTTAAAGTAACTCAAGTGTTACGTCAAAAAGGTGTAGTTGGTAAATTTGTTGAGTTCTTCGGACCTGGTATTGCTCAACTTCCACTTGCTGATCGTGCTACAATCTCAAACATGGCACCAGAATACGGGGCTACCTGTGGATTCTTCCCAGTTGATGGAGAAGCAATTGAATACCTTCGTTTAACTGGCCGTGATGAAGAGCAAATTAAAGTTGTTGAAGAATATTCAAAAAATAACGGATTATACTATACGCCAGACTTGGAAGATCCTAATTTTACTGCATTAGTTGAAATTGATCTTGCTGATATTCAACCAAATCTTTCTGGACCAAAACGTCCTCAAGATTTAATTCCACTTTCAGAAATGAAAGAATCATTTTCTGAAGCACTAACAAAGACAGGAAACCAAGGTTTTGGTTTAACTCCTGAAGATATAAATAAAGAGATTACAGTTAAATTTAACGATGGTGATGAAGTAAACATGAAGACAGGCGCAATTGCAATCGCTGCAATTACAAGCTGTACAAACACTTCTAATCCTTACGTTATGCTTGGAGCAGGACTTGTTGCGAAAAAAGCTGCTGAAAAAGGTTTAGAGGTGCCAAAGTATGTAAAAACATCATTAGCACCTGGTTCAAAGGTTGTAACTGGATATCTAGAAGCAGCTGGATTACTTCCTTACCTTGAAAAGCTAGGATTCAACACAGTTGGTTACGGATGTACAACATGTATTGGTAACTCTGGTCCATTAGCTGACGAAATCGAAAAAGCTGTAGCAGAAAGTGATCTTTTGGTAACTTCAGTTCTTTCTGGTAACCGTAACTTCGAAGGTCGTATTCACCCACTGGTAAAAGGAAACTATTTAGCTTCTCCACCACTAGTTGTTGCTTATGCATTAGCGGGTACGGTTGATATTGATCTTCAAAATGACTCGATCGGTAAAGACAGAGATGGTAATGATGTATTCTTTAGAGATATTTGGCCATCAATCAGTGAAGTAAAGGATGTAGTTAAGGCTACTGTAACTCCTGAACTATTCAGAAAAGAATATGAGCGTGTGTTCGATGACAACGAACGTTGGAATGAAATCGAAACTACGGATCAAGCATTATATGTTTGGGATGATGAATCAACATATATTGCAAATCCACCGTTCTTTGAAGATTTATCTCCTGAAGCAGGCGAAGTAAAACCATTAAGTGGTTTACGTGTCGTTGCAAAATTCGGTGATTCTGTAACAACTGACCATATTTCTCCAGCAGGTTCAATCGGAAAAGATACTCCTGCAGGTAAATATCTACAATCTAAGGGAGTAACTCCAAGAGACTTTAACTCATATGGTTCTCGTCGTGGACACCATGAAGTCATGATGCGTGGTACATTTGCAAATATCCGTATTAAGAACCAAATTGCTCCTGGTACTGAAGGCGGATTTACAACACACTGGCCAACTGGTGACGTAACTACTATTTATGATGCTTGTATGAGCTACAAAGAAGAAGGTACTGGACTAGTAGTTTTAGCTGGTAATGATTATGGTATGGGAAGTTCACGTGACTGGGCAGCTAAAGGGACAAACCTTTTAGGTATTAAAACAGTTATCGCTGAAAGCTTTGAGCGTATTCACCGTAGTAACCTTGTATTAATGGGTGTTCTACCTTTACAATTCAAACAAGGTGAAAATGCTGAGGTACTAGGTCTTACTGGTAAAGAAACAATTGAAGTTCAAATCGATGAATCAGTTCGTCCACGTGACTTTGTAAAAGTGACAGCAACTGATGAAGATGGAAACAAGCAAGAATTTGAAGTGCTTGTGCGATTTGATAGCGAAGTTGAAATTGACTACTATCGTCATGGTGGAATTCTTCAAATGGTTCTTCGTGACAAGCTTAAAGCTTAA
- the sspO gene encoding small acid-soluble spore protein O, producing MAKRKANHVRPGMNHADAQGIGAGYNEEFSNEPLTAEQRQNNKKRKKNQ from the coding sequence ATGGCTAAAAGAAAAGCGAATCATGTCCGACCTGGAATGAATCACGCGGACGCACAAGGAATTGGTGCAGGTTATAATGAAGAATTCTCAAATGAACCATTAACTGCGGAGCAACGTCAAAATAATAAAAAACGTAAGAAAAATCAATAA
- a CDS encoding small acid-soluble spore protein P, which yields MAEKNTGKDIRRNSPKGHEGQPEPLSGSKKVKNRNHTRQKNNAGHDL from the coding sequence ATGGCAGAAAAAAACACAGGCAAAGATATTCGAAGAAACTCACCTAAAGGTCATGAAGGCCAGCCAGAACCATTAAGTGGATCTAAAAAAGTGAAAAATAGAAACCATACCCGTCAAAAAAATAATGCGGGCCATGATCTATAA
- the selA gene encoding L-seryl-tRNA(Sec) selenium transferase, producing the protein MNEYLRLIPPIHEIQKNKRFHEIETTYGLTKEKLTQIVQEVSTSIRAKIKSNTMLEETITKDYLVDMIFHMTEKEASSLVSYYMKKVINATGTVLHTNLGRARLSEKAIQKVVEIAGNYSNLEYNIEKGTRGSRHDIIEGILQKVTGAEAAMVVNNNAAAVYLILRALAKNKEVIVSRGQLVEIGGSFRVSSIMEESDATLVEVGTTNKTHLVDYENAINEETAMIMKVHTSNFKTIGFTKTVPTDELISLQKKYNHVLFYEDLGSGVLYDYRAHRIGDEPVVAEVIKEGADIVSFSGDKLLGGPQAGIIVGKKELIAKLKKHQLARVLRVDKMTLAALEATLQPYLTGGDEIKAIPTVRDILDDKETIRIKAQHFINQLNNKDLSTALLEDVSQVGGGTMPDVTIPTYTVTLTHVSMSAEDMAVTLRTGDVKIIARVKNESVVLDFRTISDEEISDVVDACNRLGVKS; encoded by the coding sequence ATGAACGAATATTTACGATTAATTCCCCCAATCCATGAAATTCAAAAAAATAAGAGATTTCATGAAATTGAGACTACATATGGTTTAACAAAAGAAAAATTAACTCAAATCGTTCAAGAAGTTAGTACTTCAATTCGAGCAAAAATTAAATCAAACACAATGCTTGAAGAAACGATAACGAAAGATTATTTAGTAGATATGATTTTTCACATGACCGAAAAAGAAGCTTCTTCACTTGTGTCTTATTACATGAAAAAAGTGATAAATGCGACTGGGACAGTCCTACATACAAACCTTGGACGAGCGAGATTAAGTGAAAAAGCGATACAGAAGGTTGTAGAAATAGCAGGAAACTACTCCAATTTAGAATACAATATTGAAAAGGGGACTAGAGGGTCCAGACATGACATTATTGAGGGAATCTTACAAAAAGTAACCGGTGCTGAGGCAGCCATGGTTGTAAATAACAATGCTGCAGCAGTGTATTTAATTCTTAGAGCGCTAGCAAAGAATAAGGAAGTCATTGTATCCAGAGGGCAGTTGGTAGAAATTGGCGGATCGTTTCGCGTCTCTAGTATTATGGAGGAAAGTGATGCAACATTAGTTGAAGTGGGTACAACCAACAAAACACACCTAGTCGACTATGAAAATGCGATTAACGAAGAAACAGCTATGATTATGAAGGTGCATACGAGTAACTTTAAGACCATTGGTTTTACAAAAACGGTACCCACTGATGAATTAATTTCCTTACAAAAAAAGTATAACCATGTCCTTTTCTATGAAGATTTAGGAAGTGGAGTGTTATATGATTATCGAGCCCATCGTATCGGAGATGAACCAGTTGTTGCTGAGGTGATTAAAGAGGGTGCTGATATTGTTTCATTTAGCGGTGATAAGCTTTTAGGTGGTCCACAAGCAGGGATTATCGTTGGAAAAAAAGAGCTAATTGCAAAACTAAAAAAACATCAACTTGCAAGGGTATTGCGAGTAGATAAAATGACACTTGCAGCACTTGAAGCGACATTACAACCATATTTAACAGGTGGAGATGAGATTAAGGCGATTCCGACTGTAAGAGATATTTTAGACGATAAAGAAACAATCAGAATAAAAGCACAGCACTTTATTAACCAGCTTAACAATAAAGACTTGTCCACTGCACTTTTAGAAGATGTTTCACAAGTGGGTGGAGGGACGATGCCTGATGTAACGATTCCGACCTATACTGTTACACTTACACATGTGAGTATGTCGGCAGAGGATATGGCAGTTACTTTAAGAACTGGTGATGTGAAAATCATTGCTCGTGTAAAAAATGAATCTGTTGTGTTGGATTTTAGAACGATTTCAGACGAAGAAATCTCCGATGTAGTAGATGCCTGTAATCGTCTTGGTGTAAAAAGCTGA
- a CDS encoding Rdx family protein: MATFKVSVEFCMQUNYAPKAASFAEELFSHFRHTITNLELIPSSGGAFEVIVNGEKIYSKLEVGKFPDVQEIISKLVDNK; the protein is encoded by the coding sequence ATGGCAACTTTTAAGGTATCAGTAGAATTTTGCATGCAGTGAAACTACGCACCAAAAGCCGCGAGTTTCGCGGAAGAGTTATTTAGTCATTTTCGTCACACGATAACAAATCTTGAGTTAATCCCAAGCTCTGGTGGCGCATTTGAAGTGATTGTTAATGGTGAGAAGATTTATTCAAAGCTTGAGGTTGGCAAGTTCCCAGATGTTCAAGAAATAATCTCAAAGCTTGTGGATAATAAATAG
- the selB gene encoding selenocysteine-specific translation elongation factor has protein sequence MGKRNFTVGMAGHIDHGKTTLTKALTNIDTDRLKEEKERQISIELGFAPLHLSEDMDVSVIDVPGHERFIRQMIAGVAGIDLVVLVVAADEGVMPQTTEHLEILSFLGIERGIVAVTKIDRVDPEFIELVEDDIKEQLDGTVFSDAPLVLVDSLTGKGINELKDIIKSELETIETQKVEGSFRLPIDQVFTVKGQGTVVRGTIYEGIVKEESFLTVLPNQIEVKARQLQVHHAQVKEAQAGQRVAINLSGVSKSEITRGDVLVSSNDYAVTDTVDIALRFVNDLEYKVKQRSLIKCHIGTKEVMGTLVFFDRNEAGDDQGEILCQLRLNEGIVTKRGDRFILRRPTPAETIGGGWVIDPQGQKYRFGNETISMLNMKKEGTPKDRVLDALKRGHLLSIQELGKETGMSHEALTDILSQEEFTEVKKDRYSSMFIISKLGEQIEKEINGFHEENTLLPGMNKAELTQSFSKTYPKDLIDFTITLLITDQILKKDEQYISLIEFAPSFPKQWEKRMEGVVRSLEKDHLTVSSWSDYVGQAGLPEKEGNSLLHHLLLTEQIYQLDEKFYIHEKALNQSVLVMKEHTSDSFDIKEAKDILQLSRKYIVPLLELYDRLKITKRVDNERVWRSE, from the coding sequence ATGGGGAAAAGAAATTTTACAGTAGGAATGGCTGGACATATTGATCATGGGAAGACAACGTTAACGAAGGCGTTAACGAATATTGATACAGATCGGCTGAAAGAAGAAAAGGAAAGGCAAATTTCAATTGAGTTAGGATTTGCTCCATTACATCTAAGTGAAGATATGGATGTTTCAGTAATTGATGTTCCTGGACATGAACGATTTATCCGTCAAATGATTGCGGGTGTAGCGGGTATTGATTTAGTGGTTTTAGTGGTTGCGGCAGACGAAGGTGTTATGCCACAGACTACAGAGCATCTTGAGATTCTTTCATTCTTGGGTATTGAAAGAGGTATAGTCGCAGTTACCAAAATTGATCGGGTAGATCCTGAGTTTATTGAACTAGTAGAAGATGATATAAAAGAACAATTAGATGGGACCGTTTTTTCAGATGCCCCGCTAGTTTTAGTAGATAGTCTTACAGGTAAAGGGATTAACGAGTTAAAAGACATTATAAAAAGTGAATTAGAAACGATTGAAACACAGAAAGTAGAAGGCAGCTTCCGTCTGCCGATTGATCAGGTATTTACGGTTAAAGGACAAGGTACTGTGGTCCGGGGAACGATTTATGAAGGAATTGTCAAAGAAGAAAGCTTTTTAACGGTTTTACCAAACCAAATTGAGGTAAAGGCACGACAGCTACAAGTTCATCATGCTCAAGTAAAAGAAGCCCAAGCAGGTCAGCGGGTTGCGATTAACTTAAGTGGTGTTTCAAAAAGCGAAATCACTCGTGGTGATGTACTTGTTTCATCAAATGATTATGCTGTAACAGATACTGTGGATATTGCGTTGCGATTTGTTAATGACTTGGAATATAAGGTGAAACAGCGTTCATTAATTAAATGTCATATCGGGACAAAGGAAGTCATGGGAACTCTTGTATTCTTTGATCGCAATGAAGCCGGAGATGATCAGGGCGAAATCTTATGCCAATTAAGATTAAATGAGGGAATCGTAACAAAACGCGGTGATCGTTTTATCCTTAGAAGGCCTACTCCAGCAGAAACGATTGGAGGCGGATGGGTCATTGATCCACAAGGACAAAAATACCGCTTTGGAAATGAAACAATTAGCATGCTTAATATGAAAAAAGAGGGAACCCCTAAAGATCGCGTACTGGATGCGCTCAAACGAGGTCATCTGTTATCAATTCAAGAACTCGGGAAAGAAACAGGAATGTCTCATGAAGCTTTAACAGATATCCTCTCTCAGGAAGAGTTCACTGAAGTGAAGAAAGACCGTTATTCGTCTATGTTTATAATTTCTAAATTAGGTGAACAAATTGAAAAAGAAATTAACGGGTTTCACGAGGAAAATACCTTATTACCTGGAATGAACAAGGCAGAATTAACTCAATCTTTTTCAAAGACGTATCCTAAAGATTTAATCGATTTTACTATAACACTTTTAATAACTGATCAGATTCTTAAAAAAGATGAGCAGTATATATCATTGATTGAATTTGCTCCATCTTTTCCAAAGCAGTGGGAAAAGCGAATGGAAGGTGTCGTTCGCTCACTTGAAAAAGATCATCTGACGGTTTCTTCATGGAGTGATTATGTAGGACAAGCAGGGTTACCCGAAAAAGAGGGGAATAGCTTACTTCATCATTTACTTCTTACGGAACAAATTTATCAATTAGATGAAAAGTTTTATATTCATGAAAAAGCATTAAACCAATCTGTACTAGTCATGAAAGAACATACTAGTGACTCTTTTGATATAAAGGAAGCAAAGGATATACTACAATTATCAAGGAAGTATATTGTACCATTACTTGAGTTGTATGACCGATTAAAGATTACTAAACGTGTTGATAATGAAAGAGTATGGAGAAGTGAATAA
- a CDS encoding PH domain-containing protein: protein MGLLDGLMGNASEADIKEVSKDLELILTDNERVEKAFKLIRDLIVFTDKRLILIDKQGVTGKKVEYHSIPYRSVTHFSVETAGTFDLDAELKIWISSTTQPVAKQFKKDKNIYDVQKALASYILK from the coding sequence ATGGGATTATTAGATGGATTAATGGGTAACGCCTCTGAAGCCGATATAAAGGAAGTTTCAAAAGATTTAGAGTTAATTTTAACTGATAACGAACGAGTAGAGAAAGCATTCAAGTTAATTCGCGATTTAATTGTTTTCACAGATAAACGACTAATTCTTATTGATAAACAAGGTGTAACTGGTAAAAAGGTTGAATACCATTCCATCCCCTATCGTTCTGTTACTCACTTTAGTGTGGAAACAGCCGGCACTTTCGACCTAGATGCAGAACTTAAGATATGGATTTCCAGCACTACACAGCCGGTCGCAAAACAATTTAAAAAAGACAAAAATATTTATGACGTACAAAAAGCATTAGCTT